A stretch of the Rhodohalobacter mucosus genome encodes the following:
- a CDS encoding S24 family peptidase, which produces MQTAIPYTDNEKAAGPNRPIETGFPSPATDHIESPLNLQEYVVRHPASTYFARIGEEGHPELGLYSGDIVVVDRSLAPRPNSLVIAELHGEHKICRLHSKNGTWLLEDGAGIIHEVSFRDPFDTPVWGRITHVIHQV; this is translated from the coding sequence ATGCAAACTGCAATACCCTATACAGACAACGAAAAAGCTGCCGGGCCGAACAGGCCGATAGAAACAGGTTTCCCCTCGCCCGCCACCGATCACATAGAGAGCCCGCTGAACCTTCAGGAATATGTGGTCCGGCACCCGGCTTCCACCTATTTTGCGCGGATCGGTGAGGAGGGACATCCGGAACTGGGACTCTACAGCGGAGACATCGTGGTGGTGGACCGGTCGCTTGCACCGCGCCCGAACAGCCTGGTTATCGCTGAGCTTCACGGTGAGCACAAAATCTGCAGGCTTCACAGTAAAAACGGTACGTGGCTTCTTGAAGACGGTGCAGGCATAATTCATGAAGTGTCGTTTCGTGATCCGTTCGATACACCGGTATGGGGGCGCATTACCCACGTCATTCACCAGGTTTGA
- a CDS encoding Y-family DNA polymerase, with product MFSAFALIDCNNFYASCERVFDPSLRNRPIVILSNNDGCVIARSSEAKELDIAMGTPEFKVRRLLNKHRVAVRSSNYALYGDMSRRVFDTIESVTADLELYSIDEAFARLCAPTETDLASLGRTIRNRVCRHTGIPVSVGIAPTKTLAKLANERAKKDPSYGGVCSMMQPRIIRDTLKQCPVSGIWGIGKKLSHHLNRHGVKTAAQLCTMPDKWIRSNMKVTGLRTVIELRGTPCLEIEESLDAKKGIMSSRSFGKPVSDSEQLMEAVSTFTARAAEKLRSQGCVAGSLTVTISTDKYRDPNRPYKFSRTQTLKNPTASTPVLTAAAGRITGYLFKNGMVYKKASAMLTGLIPQTEIQADLFSDDRYSGKDHSLMESMDRINSRFGKKTVVSASSGMDPEWKMKQQHLSGRYTTQWGELMVVNR from the coding sequence ATGTTTTCAGCATTTGCCCTCATCGATTGCAATAACTTTTATGCTTCGTGTGAGCGCGTTTTCGATCCTTCGCTTCGCAATCGACCCATTGTAATACTCTCCAACAATGACGGCTGTGTGATCGCGCGATCCTCAGAAGCCAAGGAGTTGGATATTGCCATGGGGACTCCGGAATTCAAGGTGAGGAGATTACTCAACAAACATCGCGTAGCTGTGCGCTCATCGAACTATGCGCTCTATGGGGATATGAGCCGCCGGGTATTTGATACCATTGAGTCTGTTACCGCCGACCTGGAGCTTTACAGCATCGATGAAGCCTTTGCACGACTATGCGCACCCACCGAAACCGACCTTGCGTCATTGGGTCGAACCATCCGTAATCGTGTTTGCAGGCATACGGGCATTCCGGTATCCGTTGGTATTGCGCCCACCAAAACACTCGCCAAACTGGCCAACGAACGAGCCAAGAAAGATCCCTCCTATGGTGGTGTATGCTCTATGATGCAGCCGCGCATAATCCGGGATACGCTTAAACAGTGCCCCGTATCCGGCATTTGGGGAATTGGAAAAAAGTTGTCCCATCATCTGAATCGTCACGGCGTGAAAACTGCTGCACAGCTCTGCACCATGCCCGACAAATGGATTCGTTCCAATATGAAAGTAACAGGGCTTCGCACCGTGATAGAGTTGAGAGGTACGCCCTGCCTGGAGATTGAAGAGAGCCTCGACGCCAAAAAGGGAATCATGAGTTCACGGTCGTTCGGCAAGCCCGTTTCCGATTCCGAACAACTAATGGAGGCGGTATCCACATTTACTGCACGGGCAGCAGAAAAGCTCAGAAGCCAGGGCTGCGTGGCCGGTTCGCTTACGGTCACGATCTCAACCGATAAATACAGGGATCCCAACCGGCCATACAAATTCAGCCGTACCCAAACACTAAAAAATCCCACTGCCTCAACCCCTGTTCTTACGGCTGCCGCCGGACGCATCACCGGCTATCTGTTCAAAAACGGCATGGTCTACAAAAAGGCCTCCGCCATGCTCACCGGGCTCATTCCGCAAACCGAGATTCAGGCAGACCTGTTCAGCGATGACCGATATTCCGGAAAAGACCACAGCCTGATGGAGAGTATGGATCGAATCAATTCGAGATTTGGAAAGAAGACGGTTGTAAGTGCATCTTCAGGCATGGACCCTGAGTGGAAAATGAAGCAACAGCACCTGAGCGGCCGCTACACCACTCAGTGGGGTGAGCTGATGGTAGTAAACCGCTGA
- a CDS encoding alpha/beta hydrolase family protein, translating to MLSIKKTAFCLVLALLFIPGQAISQDQFTFEDVMKFEDIKTPVISADGRWVAYGVWPEIGDGEVRIRYVDDSRTHTIDRGERPQLTHDGSWAGALIQPPAVPLPDTQSDDTHPSLVLLSTATGDTIQFADVRSFSFTENGEWTLIRHYRPDDLDDAAKKNSRLGYPVTLHHLSSGTSRMIPFVHESAADSSSSLFAYSTVDTSGTINSLRVIGLSGPDEDELRLAGGDNMLYSNLTWDHDLMRFAYTSAHMDTSRNFTPGDAEIYMVDASTGDLTLLVEPDDIAAGYRLREPNRLTWTHDGNRLFFGVQDAVMVQIDETDTPEDSLTIDNLYSVERILREIEGDVWHWDDPQIKTHEKQTWNQRKNHLYTAVYHIDRDEIVQLATQTVPDVQVVHHNGKTMGYSDLPYQKLRTWDAAYRDVYLIDIQSGVHEPLLKKHRFRAQLSDGGHFTAWFDGTDWYLQNNQNGIQKNLTASIPTPFADEDNDRPRPSGSYGIAGWTDNDRSVLIYDKYDIWQFDTETGEADIVTAGTGRDRQMIFRIYDTDPEKETFSRNERLLLTMYHDRDKHYGFYEARVGNEGVSALLENQKRYRIIEKASGSNAILFTQESYTEYPNLWVSGNLMFRNPRQVTDLHSDLTERFAWGRAELVEWLNMDGRPVQGVLIYPGYYEEGKRYPVFIYYYERFSQRLYEFNKPVTNHRPNFAQYTSDGYAVFLPDIWFDVPIPGYSATKNLVPGVHKLVEMGVADPDAIGLHGHSWSGYLTAQVITQTDIFAAAVAGAPVGNMTSAYSGIRWGSGLARQFQYEQTQSRLGVSMWENLSPYIENSPVFFADRINTPIMIQHGDADEAVPWYQSIELYLALRRLGKESVFLQYHDEPHHLRKMANRLDYAIKMKEYMDHYLKGDPAPAWIREGVPYRGE from the coding sequence ATGCTTTCCATCAAAAAAACGGCATTCTGCCTTGTTTTGGCTCTGTTATTTATCCCCGGCCAAGCCATTTCACAGGACCAGTTCACCTTCGAAGACGTGATGAAATTTGAAGATATCAAGACGCCCGTCATATCAGCGGACGGGCGCTGGGTAGCATACGGTGTCTGGCCTGAAATTGGTGATGGTGAGGTACGAATTCGGTATGTGGACGACAGCCGCACGCATACAATTGACAGGGGTGAACGGCCGCAGCTTACTCATGACGGCAGCTGGGCCGGGGCTCTGATTCAGCCCCCCGCCGTGCCCCTTCCTGATACACAGAGTGATGACACGCATCCCTCGCTGGTGCTCTTGAGTACGGCGACGGGTGATACAATACAGTTTGCCGATGTGCGGTCATTCTCCTTCACAGAAAATGGCGAGTGGACCCTCATCCGTCATTACAGGCCGGATGATCTTGATGACGCTGCGAAAAAAAACAGCCGGCTTGGGTATCCGGTTACGCTTCACCATCTTTCCAGCGGCACCAGCCGAATGATCCCGTTTGTTCATGAGTCGGCGGCCGACAGCTCCTCTTCCCTGTTTGCGTATTCAACCGTGGACACAAGCGGTACTATAAACAGTCTTCGTGTTATTGGCCTTTCCGGACCGGATGAAGATGAATTAAGGCTTGCCGGCGGCGATAATATGCTCTATTCCAACCTGACCTGGGATCACGACCTTATGAGGTTCGCCTACACCTCCGCGCACATGGACACCTCCCGTAACTTTACGCCGGGCGATGCAGAAATATATATGGTCGATGCCTCAACCGGAGACCTCACCCTGTTAGTTGAACCCGATGACATTGCGGCCGGATACCGGCTGCGCGAACCCAACAGGCTTACCTGGACTCATGATGGAAACCGCCTCTTTTTTGGCGTTCAGGATGCGGTGATGGTTCAGATTGACGAAACGGATACACCCGAAGACTCTCTAACTATTGATAATCTCTATAGCGTTGAGCGTATTTTACGTGAAATAGAAGGAGACGTATGGCACTGGGACGATCCACAGATAAAGACTCATGAAAAGCAGACATGGAATCAGCGAAAAAATCATCTCTATACAGCCGTTTATCATATCGACAGGGATGAAATCGTGCAGCTTGCAACCCAGACGGTCCCTGACGTGCAGGTTGTACATCACAACGGCAAAACAATGGGGTATTCAGACCTTCCCTATCAAAAACTGCGCACGTGGGATGCCGCATACCGCGATGTCTATCTTATTGATATCCAGAGCGGGGTTCATGAACCCCTGCTGAAGAAACACAGATTCAGAGCCCAGCTTTCTGATGGCGGACATTTCACGGCATGGTTTGACGGAACCGACTGGTATCTGCAAAACAACCAGAATGGAATTCAGAAAAACCTGACCGCATCTATTCCCACTCCCTTTGCAGACGAGGACAATGACCGGCCGCGGCCTTCAGGATCCTATGGAATTGCGGGATGGACAGACAATGACCGGTCCGTATTGATTTACGACAAATACGATATCTGGCAGTTTGACACCGAAACGGGAGAAGCCGATATCGTAACAGCGGGCACCGGAAGAGATCGGCAGATGATATTCAGAATTTATGATACGGATCCTGAAAAAGAGACCTTCAGCCGCAATGAACGTCTTCTGCTGACGATGTATCACGACCGGGACAAACACTATGGATTTTATGAAGCGCGTGTCGGAAATGAAGGGGTATCGGCTCTACTGGAGAATCAAAAACGGTACCGCATCATTGAAAAAGCATCCGGCAGCAATGCGATTCTTTTTACACAGGAGAGCTATACGGAGTATCCCAATCTTTGGGTTAGCGGCAACCTGATGTTCAGGAATCCCCGGCAGGTAACCGATCTGCACAGTGATCTGACCGAACGTTTTGCGTGGGGCAGGGCTGAACTTGTGGAGTGGCTCAACATGGATGGCAGGCCGGTTCAGGGTGTGCTGATTTATCCGGGGTACTACGAAGAGGGCAAAAGATATCCTGTATTTATCTACTATTACGAGCGGTTTTCCCAGAGGTTGTATGAGTTCAACAAGCCCGTAACCAATCACCGCCCCAATTTTGCGCAATATACCAGTGACGGATATGCGGTATTTCTGCCTGATATCTGGTTTGATGTTCCCATTCCGGGATATTCGGCTACCAAAAACCTGGTTCCGGGTGTGCACAAACTTGTAGAAATGGGTGTAGCCGACCCGGACGCCATTGGTTTGCATGGACACTCCTGGAGCGGTTACCTAACCGCGCAGGTGATTACACAAACGGACATCTTTGCGGCAGCCGTAGCCGGGGCGCCGGTCGGTAATATGACCAGCGCCTACAGCGGCATCCGGTGGGGAAGCGGACTGGCCCGGCAGTTTCAGTATGAGCAGACACAAAGCCGCCTGGGCGTGAGCATGTGGGAGAACCTGAGTCCATATATTGAAAATTCACCGGTTTTCTTTGCCGATCGAATTAACACACCGATCATGATACAGCATGGAGATGCGGATGAAGCGGTGCCGTGGTATCAGTCCATTGAGCTCTACCTGGCCCTGCGAAGACTGGGCAAAGAGTCCGTTTTTCTGCAGTATCATGATGAGCCTCATCACCTGCGCAAGATGGCCAACCGGCTGGATTATGCAATCAAGATGAAAGAGTATATGGACCACTACCTGAAAGGTGACCCCGCTCCGGCCTGGATACGCGAAGGTGTACCCTACCGGGGGGAATAA
- a CDS encoding YtoQ family protein has product MTWTVYLSGEIHSNWRNDIITEAGGKNLPVEFTAPVTDHAASDNAGTDILGSEESSFWKDHKGASINAIRTRTLIEKSDIVVVKFGEKYRQWNAAFDAGYAAALGKKLIVMHPEEHTHALKEVDSAALAVAKTPAQVAEILEYVTVKE; this is encoded by the coding sequence ATGACCTGGACCGTTTATTTATCCGGAGAAATTCATTCGAACTGGCGAAACGACATAATAACGGAGGCCGGCGGGAAGAATCTGCCGGTCGAATTCACTGCACCCGTTACCGACCACGCAGCTTCCGACAATGCAGGAACCGATATACTTGGCAGCGAGGAGAGTTCATTCTGGAAAGATCACAAGGGAGCGTCCATCAACGCGATACGCACCCGTACCCTGATTGAGAAATCGGATATTGTGGTGGTTAAATTTGGTGAGAAGTACAGGCAGTGGAATGCTGCATTTGATGCCGGTTATGCGGCCGCATTGGGTAAAAAACTGATTGTAATGCACCCTGAAGAGCACACACACGCCCTAAAGGAGGTTGACTCTGCAGCTCTGGCTGTTGCAAAGACTCCCGCACAGGTAGCCGAGATCCTTGAATACGTTACCGTGAAGGAGTAG
- a CDS encoding DinB family protein translates to MNRNKRYSYSDFISIFDKARDRVRAFDDIPDDLFTLKPDRKSWSAAEICSHIAKFNRIYIGSIQKAASLEPVYAENPEKTFRPGFFYGLYASALEPPYSLKLKTLQPFYPAKVELEKESVIELLLDSERKVSELVQQFSEKKLDLSRSMHKNPIIKFLPMSVTDFLVLIDAHQRRHIWQLEQTLLRLSGNTYEPAG, encoded by the coding sequence ATGAACAGAAACAAACGATACTCATACTCCGATTTTATCAGCATATTTGACAAGGCACGGGATCGGGTTCGGGCATTTGATGATATTCCGGACGACCTGTTCACGCTAAAACCGGACAGGAAAAGCTGGAGTGCGGCAGAAATTTGCAGCCATATTGCAAAGTTCAACCGTATCTATATCGGAAGCATACAGAAAGCTGCCAGTTTAGAGCCCGTTTACGCGGAGAACCCGGAGAAAACTTTCCGCCCGGGATTCTTTTACGGCCTCTACGCATCTGCACTGGAGCCGCCATACAGCTTAAAACTTAAGACACTGCAGCCGTTCTATCCTGCAAAAGTGGAGCTTGAAAAGGAATCTGTTATTGAGCTGCTGCTTGACTCGGAACGGAAGGTGTCGGAACTGGTTCAGCAATTCAGCGAAAAGAAACTGGATTTGAGCCGGTCGATGCACAAAAATCCAATCATAAAATTCCTGCCCATGTCAGTGACTGACTTTTTGGTGCTCATAGACGCCCATCAGCGACGACATATCTGGCAGCTGGAGCAAACGCTTCTGCGTCTCTCAGGAAATACATACGAGCCTGCAGGGTAA
- a CDS encoding ArsR/SmtB family transcription factor produces the protein MISSSEQFEPVSLAYARYADALSHPARLTVLEKLAELGVATCGELTGMLPLAQPTVSQHLKKLVDSGLVQRRKSGLKSLYSLNEEAVQEYRSLSFGLLNKLSNPLN, from the coding sequence ATGATCTCCTCATCAGAGCAATTTGAACCTGTTTCTCTTGCGTATGCACGCTATGCTGATGCACTGTCGCATCCTGCAAGACTCACCGTGCTGGAAAAACTGGCTGAATTGGGTGTGGCAACCTGCGGAGAACTAACCGGAATGCTGCCGCTGGCGCAGCCTACCGTATCACAGCATCTAAAAAAGCTGGTTGACTCGGGATTGGTTCAGCGCAGGAAATCGGGCTTGAAGTCCCTTTATTCCCTCAATGAAGAGGCGGTTCAGGAGTACAGAAGCCTCTCCTTCGGGCTACTTAACAAACTTTCAAATCCACTGAATTAA
- a CDS encoding glycoside hydrolase family 3 protein, which produces MNMKYLNRLAGFISVVLLWCSCSEGQDRPDALPDLQTMAGQMVMVGFNGFEISDTSHVTRDITQYHAGGVILFDYHVPGSSPNRNIDSPPQLRKLIADLQGLSEIPLFIAVDQEGGRVARLKPARGFPEHRSAEYLGGLNNPDSTRHYASDMAGTLSDLGFNVNFAPVVDINLNPENPVIGKIGRSFSDSPEVVVQQASIFLEEFNSEGVLGVLKHFPGHGSAWNDSHLGMADVTDTWRESELEPYAGLTDSNLDFAVMTAHVFNSRLDPDWPATLSEEIQTGILRERFGYDGVLFSDDMQMEAIRSFYGLRESIARAVQAGVDVVVFANNSVYDPDVVPKVIDIIVSLVEEGTLTEERIAESYNRIMNQKRELGLIE; this is translated from the coding sequence ATGAACATGAAATACCTTAATCGTCTGGCAGGCTTCATATCCGTTGTGCTGCTATGGTGCAGCTGCAGTGAGGGCCAGGACAGGCCAGACGCACTCCCTGATCTTCAAACGATGGCGGGTCAGATGGTAATGGTTGGGTTCAACGGTTTTGAGATATCGGACACCTCTCACGTTACCCGCGACATTACACAGTATCACGCGGGTGGTGTTATTCTTTTCGACTACCACGTGCCGGGGTCGTCGCCCAACCGCAATATTGACTCTCCTCCGCAGCTTCGTAAACTGATCGCTGATCTTCAGGGACTTTCAGAAATTCCCCTCTTTATTGCAGTAGACCAGGAGGGGGGGAGAGTGGCCAGGCTGAAACCTGCACGGGGTTTTCCGGAACACAGGTCAGCTGAATACCTGGGCGGACTGAATAATCCGGATTCAACAAGACACTATGCTTCAGATATGGCGGGAACTCTTTCTGACCTGGGATTCAACGTGAATTTTGCGCCCGTAGTTGATATCAACCTGAATCCGGAGAATCCTGTAATAGGAAAAATTGGCCGGAGTTTTTCAGACAGTCCCGAGGTGGTGGTTCAACAGGCATCCATCTTTCTGGAAGAGTTTAACAGTGAAGGCGTGCTCGGTGTGCTGAAACATTTTCCCGGACACGGCAGCGCCTGGAACGACTCTCACCTGGGTATGGCGGATGTGACGGATACCTGGAGAGAATCAGAGCTGGAGCCCTACGCCGGGTTAACCGATTCGAATCTTGACTTTGCCGTGATGACAGCCCACGTGTTTAACAGCCGGCTCGATCCGGACTGGCCGGCAACACTCTCTGAAGAGATCCAGACGGGCATACTCAGGGAGCGGTTCGGTTATGACGGAGTACTCTTTTCGGACGATATGCAGATGGAGGCCATCCGGTCATTTTATGGACTTCGTGAATCCATCGCACGGGCAGTACAGGCCGGCGTGGATGTTGTGGTGTTTGCAAATAATTCGGTTTATGACCCCGATGTTGTTCCAAAAGTGATTGATATTATCGTTTCCCTGGTAGAAGAGGGAACTCTCACGGAAGAGAGAATTGCTGAATCCTACAACAGGATCATGAACCAAAAGCGGGAACTGGGCCTTATTGAATAA
- a CDS encoding tetratricopeptide repeat protein, producing the protein MIESITKKDLENKIDEYLEGNLTPDQIDELWVELIQDEYYMDYLKTAASLKGLADKKNSPATLFTLTGMKQVYLTAAVLIMSAVLVLYTLYDQGTPASVEPLATIELDYYRSADGTVTENNLSDILMSVISAANSGDTDAAISIINSELESTSDPAVQHELMITAGSILYNIGQYDQALAWFENASVIDTPDMQMKERNYWYLGNTYFQLNMITEAKYALENAYELNGAYSRIAESYLRALSD; encoded by the coding sequence ATGATTGAGAGCATAACAAAAAAAGATCTGGAAAATAAGATCGATGAGTATCTGGAGGGAAATCTAACTCCTGATCAGATCGATGAACTCTGGGTTGAACTCATCCAGGATGAGTACTATATGGATTATCTGAAAACGGCAGCCAGCCTTAAGGGACTTGCCGATAAGAAAAACTCCCCTGCTACCCTCTTTACCCTCACCGGTATGAAGCAGGTATATCTGACAGCAGCTGTACTGATCATGTCAGCCGTATTGGTTCTTTACACACTGTATGATCAGGGCACGCCGGCTAGTGTGGAACCCCTGGCCACTATTGAGCTCGACTACTACCGCTCGGCAGATGGCACGGTAACCGAAAACAATCTTTCCGATATATTGATGTCTGTTATTTCCGCTGCAAACTCAGGGGATACCGATGCAGCCATCAGCATAATTAACAGCGAACTGGAGTCCACAAGCGACCCCGCTGTTCAGCATGAACTGATGATTACCGCAGGATCCATCCTGTACAATATCGGTCAGTATGACCAGGCTTTGGCGTGGTTTGAAAATGCATCGGTGATTGACACGCCCGACATGCAGATGAAAGAGAGAAATTATTGGTATCTCGGTAACACGTATTTTCAGCTGAATATGATAACTGAAGCCAAATACGCACTCGAAAATGCCTACGAACTTAACGGAGCCTACAGCAGAATTGCAGAAAGTTATCTGAGAGCACTATCCGATTAA